From Salinirubellus salinus, the proteins below share one genomic window:
- a CDS encoding N-acyl homoserine lactonase family protein: MPDYQVHVVDRGTITADTNLVLDGFRTATASDPNPDLVRGDGVVYNLVFDHPEGTVLWDTGSDPDCADWWPDELYDAFTHEDARPIEDDLADAGYSVEDIDAVVQSHLHLDHAGGLYAFEGTDVPVYVHRDELEYAYYSAKTDAPDGDEAYLERDFDRDLNWRVVDRHRHTLFEGLELVHLPGHSPGLLGVQCERGRETLLVVGDQAYAAPNYEQGASMGASLLWSTRDWHESRSLCRELERRHDATVVFGHDAAQMEELGPTL, translated from the coding sequence ATGCCCGACTATCAGGTCCACGTCGTCGACCGTGGGACCATCACCGCCGACACGAACCTCGTCCTCGACGGTTTCCGGACCGCGACGGCGAGTGACCCGAACCCGGACCTCGTCCGCGGGGACGGCGTCGTCTACAACCTCGTGTTCGACCACCCCGAGGGGACCGTGCTCTGGGACACCGGCTCCGACCCCGACTGCGCGGACTGGTGGCCTGACGAGCTCTACGACGCGTTCACCCACGAGGACGCCCGCCCCATCGAGGACGACCTCGCCGACGCGGGGTACTCGGTCGAGGACATCGACGCGGTCGTGCAGTCACACCTCCACCTCGACCACGCCGGCGGTCTCTACGCCTTCGAGGGGACAGACGTCCCGGTCTACGTCCACCGGGACGAGCTGGAGTACGCCTACTACTCCGCCAAGACCGACGCGCCGGACGGTGACGAGGCCTACCTCGAACGGGACTTCGACCGCGACCTGAACTGGCGGGTCGTGGACCGACACCGTCACACGCTGTTCGAGGGGCTGGAACTGGTCCACCTGCCGGGCCACTCGCCGGGCCTCCTCGGTGTGCAGTGCGAGCGGGGCAGAGAGACGCTCCTCGTCGTCGGCGACCAGGCCTACGCCGCACCCAACTACGAGCAGGGCGCCTCGATGGGTGCCAGCCTGCTCTGGAGCACACGTGACTGGCACGAGTCGCGGTCGCTGTGTCGGGAACTGGAGCGGCGTCACGACGCGACGGTTGTCTTCGGCCACGACGCCGCACAGATGGAGGAACTGGGGCCGACGCTCTGA